A region of the Pseudarthrobacter oxydans genome:
GGTGGGCGTGGCCACGGTGGCCGCCATCCACTTCGTCTGCTACGGCGACGAGGTGGTCTGCGTCATCGGCGGCACGGTGCAGGACTACATCTACTTCAACGGCGCTACCTCGCTGTACTGGGGAATGATGCTCCACGCCCTCGAAAAGGGGTACCCGCGGTACAACTTCTACGGGACGTTCGGCATCTCAGGCCAAGACGAGGAAGGCCACGGGGGCTACGCCTTCAAGAAGGGCTTCGGCGGGGAAGTGGTGCAGCTCCTGGGCGACTTCGTGCTGCCCGTCCGGCCCGCCGTGTTCCACGCCAACAAGCTGGCCAGGATGGCAGCCGGCGCCGCACGCGCCGTGCTGGGCAAGCTGCCGCTGAAGCGCTCCGCCTGACGCCGCCTGCACACCACCACAACGGGAGGAGGGACAATGACTGAGCGACCCGAGCGCCCCGGCGCCGGATCCCCGAAGGCCAGGCCGAACACGGACGGCCTGCCCAAGACCGAGCCGCTGACTCCCTCCCAGCTGCGGCAAAACGCTGCGGCCAGGAGAATGCTGCGTCGCCTGGTCCAGGGTGAAAACCCGCCCACGGCTCCCCTGAGCATCGTGGACAGGCTCACCGGCAGCCCCTACGCGAATCCCACGATCCAGGTGGGAGGGGTGGACACCTCCGCCCGCAAGACCCTGGACTTCGCCCTGCACCTGGCAGAAACCATGTTCCGCTATGGTGCGGGCGCCCTGGAAGTGGAGACCAGCATCATTGCCGTCACCGCCGCCCTGGGGCTGAAGAACATCGAGGTGGACATCACCAACCAGTCCGTTGGCATCAACTACGCCCCGAAGGACCAGACACCCATCGCACTGCTGCGTGTGGTCCGCTCCTGGACCAACAACTACGCCGGCCTGGCCAAGGTCCACCAGCTGGTGACCGACATCGTCGCCGGGGGAGTGGGCCGGGACGAGGCAATCCGGCGCCTGGACGAGGCCATCACCAGCCCCAAGCCGTTCCCGCGCTGGATGGTGACGGCGGCGTTCGGCGTTTTCGCAGCGGCATTCGTTGCCGTGCTGGGCGGCGGACCGGTGTCCTCTGCCATAGCGTTCGCAGCCAACATCGGAGTGAGCCTGCTGGCCCGCCAGCTGGGCCGGTGGCGGGTTCCCGACTTCTTCATAACGGCCAGCTGCTCTTTTGTGGTGACGCAATTGGCGCTGGTCCTCTGGCAGTTCGGCCTGACAACATCGCCGGCCATCGTGGTGGTGGGAGGCATCCTCCTGCTCCTGCCCACGGGACGCCTCGTCTCCTCAGTGCAGGACGCCATCAACGGCTTCCCTGTTACGGCCGCGGGACGGTTCCTGTCCACACTGCTCACCTTTGGAGCCATCGTGGCAGGCATCGCCGTCGCCTTCGTGGTCGGGGAGCTGACCGGCATGCAGCGCATTGACGTGACGCAGACCTTTCCGCCGGCCTACGACCTGTGGGTGCTGGTCATCCTTGTTGCCGTGGCGGTGATGGCCATCGGGGTCACGGAACAAACCAGCTGGCAGCTCCTGCTCCCCACCGCGGCGGTGGGGGTGGCCGGCTACTTCGTGCTGCTGGGCGGCGGACTGCTGGGCATCGGGGACCGGTTCTCTCCCGCCCTGGCCGCAGTGGCCATCGGCCTGCTGGCCCGCGTCGTTGCCCTGAGGATGGGCGCCCCCCAGCTGGTGGTGGCCGTGCCCGCAGCGCTGATCCTGCTTCCGGGCCTCACCATCTTCCGGTCCATGTACGTGCTCACCATCGAGGAAGCCGAGATCCTGCTGGGTGCCGGCGGGATGCTCAACGCCGGAGCCATTGTCCTGGGAACGGCCGGCGGGATCGTCCTTGGCGACACGCTGGCGCGGCCGCTGACCCGCAGCCTTGCCAGCAACGAGCGGCGCCGCGCCCGCCGCCGCTGACCGGCTGCCAGGATCTGCCTGGCTGGATCTTCCTGTTCAGATCTGCCCTACGGGCAATTTCTTCTCCGCCTGGAAATCGTCCTCAACACGGCCTTTCGCCCAGTAACCGGACAGGGACACCTGCTTGCGTTCAAGGCCGCGCTGTACAAAGAGCACATCACGCAGCGCCTTCATATAGCCGCGCTCGCCGTGGGCAAAAACGTCCACCCGGCCAGCGGGCCAGTCCGCCCCTGCCACCGCCTGCACCAGCAGGCCGCTTTCGCCCGCAGGGACGCCTCGACGGAACAGCCAGTGGAGCTTCACTCCTGCGGGGGCGGCAATCTGCTGCATGTCGGCGTCGGAATCGACCTCAAGGAAGGCGAGGCCGGCGGCTTCAGCCGGCAACGACTCTATGCACGCCGCAATGGCGGGCAACGCCGCCTCGTCCCCGGCGAACAGGTACCAGTCAGCGTCCGGGGCAGGATTGTACGCCCCTCCCGGACCGGTGAAGGTCAGAATGTCGCCCGGCCGGGCCTTCGCCGCCCACGGTCCTGCCAGCCCTTCGTCGCCGTGGACCACAAAATCGATGGCGAGCTCCCTGGCCAGGGGATCCACCCAGCGGAGCGTGTACGTGCGCGTGAAAGGCCATTGTTCCCGCGGCATGCTCTCGCGGATGCTCCACAGATCCAGCGGGGAGGGGTAGGCGACGCCCGGTTGCGGGAAGACAATTTTTACGTACCGGTCAACGAAGCCGTTGTTGACGAAGTCCGCAAAACCGTCCCCGCCGGCAACAATCCGCACCATGTGGGGCGAGAGCTGTTCCCGGCGCAGAACTGCGAGGTTGACCTGCGGGCGGCTCTTCTTGGTGGCGCTGGTGGCGGCGGGAACAATGCTCATAAGGCAAGCCTAAGCTAGGCTACCGGCGGAAGCTCCCAGGTTACGCCCGGGGCACCCTGCTCCCGCAGCAGCTCGTTGACGCGGCTGAACGGCCGCGAACCGAAGAAGCCGCGGGACGCGGACAGGGGGCTGGGATGCGCGCTGGACACGGCCGGAACCCCCGGCAACAGCGGACGCACGCTCTCCGCGTCCTTTCCCCACAGCACGGCAACCAGCGGCAGGCGTGACCCGTCCGGAGCCCGCCGCCCGGCCACGGCCTGGACGGCCGCCGTCGTAATCTCCTCCCAACCTTTCCTGCGGTGCGACCCTGCGGCTCCGGCCCTTACAGTCATCACGCGGTTCAGCAGCAGCACACCCTGCCCGGTCCAGGCGGAAAGGTCGCCGTGGACCCTCGCGGGAATTCCCAGATCCGCCTCCAGCTCCCGGTAGATGTTCGCCAGGCTCCGCGGGATGGGCCGGACGTGCGGATCAACGGAGAAGGCCAGGCCGACGGCATGCCCCGGCGTGGGGTACGGATCCTGCCCCACCATCAGGACTTTCACCTCCGCGAGGGGCTGGCGGAAAGCCCGCAGGACGTTCGACGGCGCCGGCAGCACCGTGTGCCCGGCCGCCTCTTCGTCGGCAAGGAAAGCGAGCACGCCGCGGAGTCCGCTTTCCACGCCCGCCAAGGCGTCTGCCCAGTCAGGCGCCATCAGCTCCTTCAGCGGCAGCTGCGCCAGTTCGGCGAAACCCTGCCCGCGCGCCGGATCCTGCGCCAGTTCGAAAAGGGCATCTGATTCAAACACCGTCCCATTCTCGCAGGGCGGCCGCCGGCCCCGGTCCGGCAGGCCGCCCGGCACAAATGACAACAGTGTTATTCGTCCGTAGCATGGGGGTCAGACATTTTACGTAACCAGCAAGGGAGAGTGCGCCGTGGCGGAACCAGCTCGGGAGCACCTGCCGGAGCAGGAACAGCGGAACGCCCTCCTGCCGGATTTCACGCTGCGGGATTCCCCCCTGAGCGAGCGTGACCAGCAGATGCTCGCCCTTGAACGGCAGTGGTGGAAGTACGCCGGTGCCAAGGAACAGGCCATCAGGGAACTCTTCGATCTCTCCGCGACACACTACTACCAGCTCCTCAACGCCCTGATCGATACCGAGGATGCGCTCGCGCATGACCCCATGCTGGTCAAGAGATTGCGTAGACTACGTACGTCGCGTCACCGTGCACGCACTGCACGGCGCCTGGGGTCCGACGCATAAGACGCTCACGCTGGTTCCTCAGCAGCAACACACAAGGATGTCTCTTTCCCATGACCAAATACGCCCGCGATGAATTCGACAAGGTCCCGGAGACCGCGTCGCGACAAGGTGTCCATCGCACAGCCTCTGCTCCGTCACGGGTCCGGCTGTGGCCCGTCCTGGCGGTGGGATGCGTTGCCCTGGCCATCGGGCTGGTTTCCTTCCTGATCCTGCCCAAGCTGGGGTTTGCCGGTCCGGCAAGCCAGGCCTCGTCGAGCCTCGAAGCAACACCGCTGGCCGGAACGGGGTCGACGCCCTCCGCCGCGCCGGACGCGTCCGTCACTCCCCCCGCTGAGCCCTCCGCCGCGCCTGAAACCGCCGGATCCGAAACGGTCCCCGCTGCCGGGACAGGGTCCAGTAGCCGCCCCACGGCGCAGGCTGCGTCCGTAGACAAAACCCAGCCTGTGGCGGTCTACAACGCCGCCGGGACCGCCGGGCTGGCAAGCCGAGTAGGCGGAACCGTGCAGGCGGACGGCTGGCCCCTGGGACAGGTAGGGAACTGGGCGGGAGCGCCGCAGCAGGGCTCCATCATTTTCTACTCCGGCCCAGCCCAACGGGCCAACGCGGAAGCCCTCGCGGAACTCCTGGGCGTCCCCACCGTGGTGAGCAGCACCGACTTCCAGGTTCCCCTGGTGGTTGTGCTGGGCCCGGGGTACCGGTAAGCCGGGTTCTTCCATCAGCCGCGCTGCCTTGGGCCACACCCGGTCCGGGGCCCGGCGTTACGCCTGAATAACGTTTGCCGACGGCACCGCCGGGGGCCTGCGGCACCGACCCGCATTGGCTAGAGTAAATCCCGGGCTACGGCCCGGCGCCGGGGCACCCCCGCAGCATCCCGGACCTTACGGAAAGAGTGGTCACCATGGCACGAGGAACCGTCAAGTGGTTCAACGCGGAAAAGGGCTACGGCTTCATCACCGTTGACGGCTCCAGCGACGACGTCTTTGTCCACTGGTCTGCTATCGAAGGCGAAGGTTACCGGGCACTGGACGAGGGACAGCGCGTGGAACTTGAAGTCGGCGAAGGCGAGAAGGGCCCACAGGCGGAAAGCGTCCGGCCGGCCGAGTGAAGCATCTGATTGTCCCCGCCGGGACCCTCCGTCCTGCGTTTGCCGCGGCCCTCTGCTGCACGCTGGCCCTGACCGCCTGTTCCGGGGTAACCGGAAACGCACGCCTGGAAACAACGGAAGCCTCCGGTGACGGGACGCTGCGGGTAGGCCTCATCCTGGACAATGCGGGGGAGGGCAGCTTCCTGAACGCGCCCCAGGCGGCCGCCGCCAAGCTCGCAGTCAAAGAGATCAACGCTGCCGGTGGGCACAAAGGCCGGCCCGTGGAGCTGCTGCCCTTTGAAGCCGGCCAGGATGCAGCGTCGCAGGCCCAGGCTTTGGTCCAGGCCAAGGCGGACGTGGTGATCGGCCCCACCGACTCCAGCCACGCCAAGGCCGTCGTGGACATCCTCTCCCGGGCCAGGACGCCGCTGATCTCGCCGGCCAACACCGCGGCCGGGCTCAGCACCATCCCCAGCGGCGGATACTACTTCCGGACGGCGGCCGCCGACGTCGCGCAGGGACCCGTGCTGGCCAAGCTCGCCAAGGACGCGGGCGCCGCCACCATCTCCCTGATGTTCCAGGAAGGCGCCTACGGCAGCGACGTCTCCGCCGCCGTCGCCGATTCCGCAGAACAGGCCGGACTGGAAGTGGTTGCCACAGCCGGGTTCAAGCCGGGTGAAGCGGGAAGCGCCGCTGCCGCCGCCCGCGGGGCGGAACCCGACGCCGTCATCCTGGTGGCCCGCGACGGCGCGCAGGGCGCCCTGGCTGAACTCAACAACGCCGCCCTGGCCGGCTCGAAGATCATCCTCAGCGACGGCGCGTTCGGCCGGTATGCGTCCAAGCTGGGTACCAAAGCCCTGGAGGGTGCCCGCGCCGTTGTTCCCGGCGAGCTGCCATCCGCCGCCTTCCAGGAAAGGCTCCTGGGCATCGATCCCGGCCTGAAGGACGTGTCCTTCGCCGCGGAAACGTACGACGCCGTGACCCTCGCAGCCCTCGCGGCAGCCAAAGCAGAGGACGACTCGGGCCGCTCAATTGCAGCGAACCTCATCGCCGTGTCAGGCGGGACTGCCGCCGGCAAGGATGGCGGGACTGCAACGGTGCCCGGCACGCCCTGCCCCAGCTACAAGGAGTGCCTGGCGGCGAAGGCCTCCGGTACCGGCATTAATTACGACGGCGAATCCGGCCCGGTTGCCTTCGACGCCAACGGTGACATCACCTCGGCGACGTTTACGGTGTTCACCTACGGGGCAGACAACAATCCAACGCCCACCGGCCGTGAAACTGCAGGCCGCGCCGGCTGATCGCCCTCGGCGTAGAGATGCCTGCCAGGGCGCTTTCCGCGCGTCATTCGCTTGCACTCTCCCGTGGGGAGTGCTAATTATTGAGTTAGCACTCTGACGTACCGACTGCTAAAGCAAAGCTGGTTCCGGCCGGCGGCGCGCGGCACCGGGCGAGGAGCGAAGAAACACCTCACTGGAGTGAGGCCCGCACCCGGGGGCATACAGAGGCCGCCGGCAAAGGGTCGTCCGTCGCGGGCACTGCAGCGAAGGTTCATTCTTAACGACTGTCCCGAAAGGACTACTGCCGTTATGGCCAAGATCATTGCATTTGATGAAGAGGCACGCCGCGGCCTTGAGCGGGGCCTGAACATCCTCGCCGACGCCGTTAAGGTCACCCTCGGCCCGCGTGGACGCAACGTCGTCCTCGAAAAGAAGTGGGGCGCCCCCACGATCACCAACGATGGTGTTTCCATCGCCAAGGAGATCGAGCTGGACGATCCCTACGAGAAGATCGGCGCCGAGCTGGTCAAGGAAGTTGCCAAGAAGACTGACGACGTCGCCGGCGACGGAACCACCACCGCCACCGTTCTGGCCCAGGCCCTGGTCAAGGAAGGCCTGCGCAACGTTGCCGCCGGTGCCGACCCGCTGTCCCTCAAGCGCGGCATCGAAAAGGCTGTCGAAGCCGTCACCCGCGAGCTCCTGGCTTCCGCCAAGGAAATCGAAACCAAGGAAGAGATTGCCGCTACGGCATCCATCTCCGCAGGGGACGAGGAAATCGGTGCGCTGATCGCCGAAGCCCTGGACAAGGTGGGCAAGGAAGGCGTCATCACGGTCGAGGAATCCAACACCTTCGGCCTGGAACTCGAGCTCACCGAAGGCATGCGCTTCGACAAGGGCTACATCTCCGCCTACTTCGTCACCGACGCGGAGCGCCAGGAAACGGTCCTCGAAGACCCGTACATCCTGATCGTCAACTCCAAGATCTCCAACGTCAAGGAACTGGTTGCTGTCCTCGAAAAGGTCATGCAGTCCAACAAGCCGCTGCTGATCATCGCCGAGGACATCGAGGGCGAGGCCCTGGCCACCCTGATCGTCAACAAGATCCGCGGCACCTTCAAGTCCGTTGCCGTCAAGGCTCCGGGCTTCGGTGACCGCCGCAAGGCACAGCTCGCCGACATTGCCGTCCTCACCGGCGGCCAGGTCATCTCCGAGGAAGTCGGACTCAAGCTGGAAAACGCCGGCCTGGAACTCCTGGGCAAGGCACGCAAGGTTGTGGTCACCAAGGACGAGACCACCATCGTTGAAGGTGCCGGCGACGCCGACCAGATCGCCGGCCGCGTGTCCCAGATCCGCGCCGAGATCGAGAACTCCGATTCGGACTACGACCGCGAGAAGCTGCAGGAACGCCTGGCCAAGCTGGCCGGCGGCGTTGCAGTGATCAAGGCCGGTGCCGCAACCGAGGTTGAGCTCAAGGAGCGCAAGCACCGCATCGAAGACGCAGTGCGCAACGCCAAGGCCGCTGTTGAAGAAGGCATCGTTGCCGGTGGCGGCGTGGCCCTCATCCAGGCCGGTGCCAAGGCATTCGCCAACCTGCAGCTGTCCGGCGACGAGGCCACCGGTGCCAACATTGTCCGCGTTGCCATCGATGCTCCGCTGAAGCAGATCGCCTTCAACGCCGGCCTGGAGCCGGGCGTTGTGGTTGACAAGGTTCGCGGCCTGCCCGCAGGACACGGCCTGAACGCCGCAACCGGTGAGTACGTCGACCTGCTGGCTGCCGGCGTGAACGACCCCGTCAAGGTAACCCGCTCTGCCCTGCAGAACGCGGCTTCCATTGCCGGCCTGTTCCTCACTACCGAAGCTGTTGTTGCCGACAAGCCGGAGAAGAACCCGGCCCCCATGGGCGGCGGCGACGACATGGGCGGCATGGGCGGCTTCTAAGCCCTCCTGCCGGGCTTTGTCCCGCTGGAAACGAATGCGGCCCCCTCTCTTGAGGGGGCCGCATTTGTGTTCCTGGAGAGTGCCTGGCTTTTACTTCCGGGCGCTGGACAGCATTCCCTCGACTTCCCTCTTGAAGGCCTCTGCCGCTGCCTGGGGAGTCAGGCGGTCGTAGAGAACCTCATCGGTGTACCGCTTGATGACGTTCTGTACGCTGCCCGCGCCCACCGGAGGAACGGGCGGCGCGTCCTTCATATCCGGAGCAATGTCCTTCAGGAAGCCCACCACGGTGGTGTCTGCCGGTTTCAGGGACGGTGTGATGCCCTTTACGATCTCCGTGTTGGTGGGCACGCCGCGGTCCGTCATCAGGATTGCGCCGGCTTCCGGGCTGTTCGCCAGGTAGTTGATGAAGGTTGAGGCGGCTTCGGTGTGCTTTGACCGTGAGGAAGCGGACCAGAACATGGTGGGCTTGTAGTACATGCCGTTCTCAGCGGCAACACCGTCGAGGCTAGGCGCACGGAGCATCTTGATGCTGCTGCCGGTAGTGGACCCGAGCGATCCGAGCTGGTTGGTCCACCACCATGCCATCCCCACCCTGTTGGTGCCGAAGAGGCTTTCTTCCAGGCCCGCGCCGGAGTCCTCGGTAGCCACCGTGGCCGGCGGGCTTGCCTTGGAGTCGCGCTGTTCCTTGAGCCGCTCCCAGAAGGAAGCGGCCGTTGCAGTGTCGAAATCGAGCTTGCCGTCCTCGGAGTAGAGATTCTCCCCATGCTGGCGAAGCCAGATGATCAGGTCTGCCTCGTTGCTGCCATATGCTGCGCCGTAGTTCTTGCCGTCTCCGGCGGCGCTGATCTTCGTTGCAGTCTCAATGAAGTCGTCCCACGTCCATGAGGTGTCATCCGGAAGCGGAACGTTTGCTGCCTCGAAAACCTTCGTGTTGGCCATGATGACGTAGGCGTTCCGGCCGGTGCTCAGGCCGTATTGGGCGCCGTCGTACTGGCCCGAGGCCAGGGCTTCCTTGTCGAGTTTGGAGGTATCAATGCCGCTTTGCTTGGACAGATCCAGGAGCGCCCCGCGGCCGCCGTATTCGGCAATGTACTTCTGGTCCATCTGGATCACGTCCGGCGCGTCGTTGGCCGCGGTCTTGGTGGCCAGCTTGTCCCAGTAGCTGCCCCATTCGCCCGGCTCGGACTCAATCCTGATGTTCGGGTGTTCCGCTTCAAAGGCATCGATGACCTTTTCGGTCTGGGCGTTGAGGTATTCGTTCCCCCACCAGGCGAAGCGCAGGGTTACTTGCTCATTGCCCTCGGAGCCGGAAGAGGAACCGCAGCCTGTGGCAAGGAGGGAAAGGGCGACGGCTGCTGCGCCGAGCTGGAACCTTCTCCGGCGGAGGGTTGGAATCGTCATTGATATGCCTTCCTAATGGCGGGGCGCTTCTCTTGGGTGGACGCTGGCGTCGGGTTGTCGGCAGTGCCGGCCGCTGAGAAAACGCTTTCTCATGTCAGTAGTGCGATTCTGCCTGCCTGCCATTGCCCGCGTCAAGCATTTTCGGTAAACGCTTTCCGTCAGGTCAAGGCCTGATCCGCCTGGCGGCCCGGGTAGGGCGCGTGTGCGGCGGAGGTACGGTACGGCATCGTACGGTGGCAAAGGCCCGGTTTGTCCTGCCGGTCTGGGAGGATGGACCGGTGACAATTACTGCAGCGGCCGACGGTTCGGCCTTGGGAAACCCCGGTCCGGCCGGCTGGGCCTGGTACGTGAACGACGATTGCTGGCGCGCCGGAGGATGGCCCCACGGGACGAACAACCAAGGCGAGCTGATGGCGGTCCTGGATCTGTTGCGGGCCACGGCCCACCTTCCCCAGGAGGACCTGCACATCCTCTGCGACAGCCAGTACGTCATCAATTCGATCACCAAGTGGATGCCGGGATGGAAACGCAAAGGCTGGCGCAAGGCCGACGGCAAGCCGGTCCTCAACGTGGATTTGCTCAAGGAGCTGGACCGGGAGCTCGCCGGCCGGAAGTACACCTTCGAATGGGTCAAGGGGCATGCCGGGCATGACTTGAACGAAGCCGCGGACGAGCGCGCCAGGGCGGCCGCGACCGCCTACCAGCAGGGGGTGGCTGCCCGGTCCGGGCCCGGTTTCCCTGGCGCCCACCACGCCCACCATCCGCCGGCGGCCAAGGATACGCCGGAGGCCGCCCCCCGTGCACCCCGGGAAGCCGCGACCTTGCCAGGAGCCTACGAGGAGCCGGACCTGTTCAGCCAGCTGGACAACGGCGCTTTCGGCGGACCGGACGCCGCTGCCCAGCCAGGTGCCGCCGTGCCGGAGGCCTTGGTGGAGGAACTGGAGCGCGAGCTGCTGGGCCCCCTGGTGCGGGGGGACATCGGCCGGACGGCTGTCCTGCTGCACCCCGATTTCATGGAGATCGGAAGCTCGGGCAGGGTGTGGACCCGGGACGCCATGATGATGGCGCTCGAGGAGGACCCGGGCGAGCGGACAGACATTGAGATACTTGGCGCGGACCGTATTGGCGCTGACGCGGTCCTGCTGACGTACCGCAGCTACGCGCGCTCCGGCACCACGCTCAGAAGCTCACTGTGGGTGCTGGACGGCGGCCGCTGGCGGCTGCGGTTCCACCAAGGTACTCCCGAGGCTTAGCCGGCTCCTGGGTATCTACCCGGTCAGCTGAACCGCTGCGTGTTGCCCTGTTCCGCCTGTGCGTAGGTGGCAGCCGCGGAGGCAAGCGCCGTGTTGATGGACGCCAACGAGGCCTCCACGCGTCCCTGCGTGATGGTCCATTCCGTGATGAGCGCCTGGAAATTCGTGGCGGCGGTGCCCCGCCATGACCCCTGGAGCTCGTCCAGCCCGCGTTTCATTGCCTGGACGTCCGCGCTGATCCTGTCCACTGTCGCCTGGACACTGGCGGACTTCAGCTGAAGGAGTTCGGTGTCGACGGAAATGATGCTCATGGCCGTGCCTTTCGCTGTGGGGGCAGCTTTCGCCTGCGGGGCCCGGCTGGTCCGGACCGCTGATAACGAGCGTAGGGAGCAGGCCCCTGGAGCCGCTACGGTCCGGCGCTATATGTGGACAACCCCGCCGTCGCTGCCTGTTCCGCCTCGGCAGCTGCCCCGGTATTCAGCGCGTCATCACGGTGCGGAAGGCTGACCACCAAGGTCGCGCCGCCGCCGTCGGTATTTTCCACCCGGACGGAACCGCCGTGGGACCCTACAATTGCGGCCACAATGGCCAGGCCGAGTCCGCTTCCGCCCGTTTCCCTGGTCCGTGAGGTGTCCGCCCGGTAGAAGCGCTCAAAGACCTTGGAGGCGTCCTCTTCGGAGATGCCGGGTCCATGGTCGCGCACTTCAATGACCGAGCGCAGCTGTCCGTCCTCCCTGGCGCGCACCCCCACCGCCAGTTCGATCGGGCTGCCCTCCGGCGTGTAACGCAGGGCATTGCCCACGAGGTTCCCCACCACCTGTCGGAGTTTGGCTTCGTCCCCCAGCACCGGGGCAGCCGCGGCAGGTCCGCCGTCGAGCCCGGTCAGCGAAATCGCCCGCGAGCGGTCGCTGGCCTGCGTGTCCACCACGGCGTCATGGGCGAGCAGCTGGAGGTCCACGGGCTTCTGCTGCAGCGGCCGCTGCTCGTCGAGGCGGGCCAGCAGGAGAAGGTCTTCGACCATTGAGCCCATGCGCTTGGCTTCGCTTTCAATCCTTCCCATGGCTGTGGCCACGTCTTCCTCGGTGGTCAGTGCGCCGTGCCGGTACAGCTCAGAGAAGCCACGGATGGTGACAAGCGGGGTCCGCAGTTCGTGGGAGGCGTCAGCGGCGAACCGCCGCATCCTCGCCTCCGAGGCCGTACGTGCCGCGAAGGCCGTCTCAATGTGGGCCAGCATGGCATTAAGCGACCTGCTGAGCCGTCCCAGTTCAGTGCCGGGATTTTCGACGTCGACACGGCGGGAAAGGTCACCGGCGGCAATGGCCGCCGCCGTCTTTTCCACCCGGGCCAGCGGGCGGAAGGAGCGGGACACGGTCCAGCTCGCGATCAGGGAGGCCAGCAGCAGGGTCAGCAGGCCCACCCCGGTCACCACCAGGGAGGCATGTTTGAGGACATCGTCCACGCTCTGCAGGGGCAGCCCGATGACCACCACAGCGGTGGTCTGGTTGTTCTGCACCGGCACGGCCACCACCCGCCAGTTCTGCCCGTCCGTACCGCGCACCTGA
Encoded here:
- a CDS encoding threonine/serine exporter family protein, giving the protein MTERPERPGAGSPKARPNTDGLPKTEPLTPSQLRQNAAARRMLRRLVQGENPPTAPLSIVDRLTGSPYANPTIQVGGVDTSARKTLDFALHLAETMFRYGAGALEVETSIIAVTAALGLKNIEVDITNQSVGINYAPKDQTPIALLRVVRSWTNNYAGLAKVHQLVTDIVAGGVGRDEAIRRLDEAITSPKPFPRWMVTAAFGVFAAAFVAVLGGGPVSSAIAFAANIGVSLLARQLGRWRVPDFFITASCSFVVTQLALVLWQFGLTTSPAIVVVGGILLLLPTGRLVSSVQDAINGFPVTAAGRFLSTLLTFGAIVAGIAVAFVVGELTGMQRIDVTQTFPPAYDLWVLVILVAVAVMAIGVTEQTSWQLLLPTAAVGVAGYFVLLGGGLLGIGDRFSPALAAVAIGLLARVVALRMGAPQLVVAVPAALILLPGLTIFRSMYVLTIEEAEILLGAGGMLNAGAIVLGTAGGIVLGDTLARPLTRSLASNERRRARRR
- a CDS encoding siderophore-interacting protein; translated protein: MSIVPAATSATKKSRPQVNLAVLRREQLSPHMVRIVAGGDGFADFVNNGFVDRYVKIVFPQPGVAYPSPLDLWSIRESMPREQWPFTRTYTLRWVDPLARELAIDFVVHGDEGLAGPWAAKARPGDILTFTGPGGAYNPAPDADWYLFAGDEAALPAIAACIESLPAEAAGLAFLEVDSDADMQQIAAPAGVKLHWLFRRGVPAGESGLLVQAVAGADWPAGRVDVFAHGERGYMKALRDVLFVQRGLERKQVSLSGYWAKGRVEDDFQAEKKLPVGQI
- a CDS encoding uracil-DNA glycosylase, which encodes MFESDALFELAQDPARGQGFAELAQLPLKELMAPDWADALAGVESGLRGVLAFLADEEAAGHTVLPAPSNVLRAFRQPLAEVKVLMVGQDPYPTPGHAVGLAFSVDPHVRPIPRSLANIYRELEADLGIPARVHGDLSAWTGQGVLLLNRVMTVRAGAAGSHRRKGWEEITTAAVQAVAGRRAPDGSRLPLVAVLWGKDAESVRPLLPGVPAVSSAHPSPLSASRGFFGSRPFSRVNELLREQGAPGVTWELPPVA
- a CDS encoding DUF3263 domain-containing protein, with amino-acid sequence MAEPAREHLPEQEQRNALLPDFTLRDSPLSERDQQMLALERQWWKYAGAKEQAIRELFDLSATHYYQLLNALIDTEDALAHDPMLVKRLRRLRTSRHRARTARRLGSDA
- a CDS encoding LytR C-terminal domain-containing protein, translated to MTKYARDEFDKVPETASRQGVHRTASAPSRVRLWPVLAVGCVALAIGLVSFLILPKLGFAGPASQASSSLEATPLAGTGSTPSAAPDASVTPPAEPSAAPETAGSETVPAAGTGSSSRPTAQAASVDKTQPVAVYNAAGTAGLASRVGGTVQADGWPLGQVGNWAGAPQQGSIIFYSGPAQRANAEALAELLGVPTVVSSTDFQVPLVVVLGPGYR
- a CDS encoding cold-shock protein translates to MARGTVKWFNAEKGYGFITVDGSSDDVFVHWSAIEGEGYRALDEGQRVELEVGEGEKGPQAESVRPAE
- a CDS encoding ABC transporter substrate-binding protein, translating into MKHLIVPAGTLRPAFAAALCCTLALTACSGVTGNARLETTEASGDGTLRVGLILDNAGEGSFLNAPQAAAAKLAVKEINAAGGHKGRPVELLPFEAGQDAASQAQALVQAKADVVIGPTDSSHAKAVVDILSRARTPLISPANTAAGLSTIPSGGYYFRTAAADVAQGPVLAKLAKDAGAATISLMFQEGAYGSDVSAAVADSAEQAGLEVVATAGFKPGEAGSAAAAARGAEPDAVILVARDGAQGALAELNNAALAGSKIILSDGAFGRYASKLGTKALEGARAVVPGELPSAAFQERLLGIDPGLKDVSFAAETYDAVTLAALAAAKAEDDSGRSIAANLIAVSGGTAAGKDGGTATVPGTPCPSYKECLAAKASGTGINYDGESGPVAFDANGDITSATFTVFTYGADNNPTPTGRETAGRAG
- the groL gene encoding chaperonin GroEL (60 kDa chaperone family; promotes refolding of misfolded polypeptides especially under stressful conditions; forms two stacked rings of heptamers to form a barrel-shaped 14mer; ends can be capped by GroES; misfolded proteins enter the barrel where they are refolded when GroES binds); its protein translation is MAKIIAFDEEARRGLERGLNILADAVKVTLGPRGRNVVLEKKWGAPTITNDGVSIAKEIELDDPYEKIGAELVKEVAKKTDDVAGDGTTTATVLAQALVKEGLRNVAAGADPLSLKRGIEKAVEAVTRELLASAKEIETKEEIAATASISAGDEEIGALIAEALDKVGKEGVITVEESNTFGLELELTEGMRFDKGYISAYFVTDAERQETVLEDPYILIVNSKISNVKELVAVLEKVMQSNKPLLIIAEDIEGEALATLIVNKIRGTFKSVAVKAPGFGDRRKAQLADIAVLTGGQVISEEVGLKLENAGLELLGKARKVVVTKDETTIVEGAGDADQIAGRVSQIRAEIENSDSDYDREKLQERLAKLAGGVAVIKAGAATEVELKERKHRIEDAVRNAKAAVEEGIVAGGGVALIQAGAKAFANLQLSGDEATGANIVRVAIDAPLKQIAFNAGLEPGVVVDKVRGLPAGHGLNAATGEYVDLLAAGVNDPVKVTRSALQNAASIAGLFLTTEAVVADKPEKNPAPMGGGDDMGGMGGF